A genomic stretch from Spirochaetaceae bacterium includes:
- the infA gene encoding translation initiation factor IF-1: MSTKEEAIEVEGLVREALPNTVFKVELGSGHTIMAHLSGKMRKHYIRIVPGDRVKVALSPYDLTRGRIIFRER; the protein is encoded by the coding sequence TTGTCAACCAAAGAAGAAGCCATAGAAGTAGAAGGTTTAGTTAGAGAGGCCTTGCCTAACACAGTATTTAAAGTAGAACTAGGCAGCGGCCACACCATTATGGCGCACCTTTCCGGTAAAATGCGTAAACATTACATTAGAATTGTACCCGGCGATAGAGTGAAGGTGGCCCTTTCGCCCTACGATTTAACACGCGGCCGTATTATCTTTAGAGAGCGTTAA